One window of Vibrio sinaloensis genomic DNA carries:
- a CDS encoding FeoA family protein, with the protein MKLSQLQQGQKATITGFEHLSNDVRKKLMVMGLLPQTPVTLIRRAPMGDPLQVEVRGVSLAVRSKIAESVNVEIN; encoded by the coding sequence ATGAAACTGTCACAACTCCAGCAGGGGCAAAAAGCAACAATTACTGGCTTTGAGCACCTTTCAAATGATGTAAGAAAAAAGCTAATGGTAATGGGGTTGTTGCCTCAAACCCCCGTGACCTTAATAAGACGTGCGCCAATGGGCGACCCGCTTCAAGTTGAGGTGCGTGGTGTTTCACTCGCCGTTCGCAGCAAGATTGCAGAATCAGTGAACGTGGAGATCAATTAA
- a CDS encoding AraC family transcriptional regulator has product MNKLILILCVMLFSATVQSFNSSPKVFYPLPSLAEGKNIAAKSLFHGGEGGIWLQDVRNQVLFFDGEHIMPRLGSALEHDAEQLAFVDNAFWTYFRNELYRTVPNQEKQLMLSLTPGTEIQSIGASQRFIWLSDQDSFYTYHIDTQQLERYSLAELYQYNQSPNISITDAKFVYSKWVLATSSGAFLSDQQTFQHVTSSGKNYIETLYFSPSRNELVIGSLSGAFVVDIYQPNQPVIKISNSHVLSVAETEQAYWIGTELGLYVYTFSSGKTSRFDQGIWAGDALGGEKIYALLNDQQGGMWIATDRGVRYFSTFSRHFVRHDNLFAGPGRNSEVAIKIEPNLTQDGYWMLTNRRLYRLGANALDRRELVYWGEVNDFEQGDGVLWLATKQGIVCIDEVTGEVIQDDLPNALKQTNVRFIELDQQGLLWGAGDSQLWSYHLGSRSYTSLGSDWMIDQYLPAKLTDLSLISHGSLALGTDHGIYLLQDGEVRFVGESTRYGEVVDIEPVSSKQLWIAGRYGAYQLNISQLQTQPLTMMDGHVTPQCILNNDNGIWLTSSSGLSRYASSGELLAHYGEPLGLINNEFIAGLCSFSSGNLSRLVLGARQSFIEVDTEQLIDSAMPQVEVIFSQIQRNQQLFSLGNTVRQRLRANYGDSLFFQFGTIPSSSNLNLEFRLNHDDKWQLLDGATLSIEHLKAGDYTLEVRAVRNGMERSAIKRFDFAVSEPWYLTSYALVIYVLIVTLALALVVYWRSRIMANSNRELRAQVALKTNQLRHQSRILVSNNQQLRKQLQVRRLIFIESVHALRNKLLNQTEQLQSGRSAVEYLVNELELLLNTRSTNGQARPVYNLSLILQSVTRGWQEDLDKAAIHIEIETPQDFYVSLERFNLDEVFNLIFASIVKRCYRNQTVMIQLQQRDDWVTVAILDQGNPVMDGEGDNSDEFAQLVEQSGGRVYRHASNERNLIELSWPNSEAFEEQTTATTPSDDVSLQKHEHDPWLEKLTYLVEKHYSDPEFSTSAAAKHLFVSERSLQRRVKSAFDKTFTEYLTDVRLDNACRRLLAGGKVSDVAFECGFNDPSYFSQRFKHRFGLSPTQFVEQQEAL; this is encoded by the coding sequence GTGAACAAGCTAATACTGATCTTGTGCGTTATGCTATTTAGCGCCACTGTTCAGTCTTTTAACTCATCGCCAAAAGTTTTTTACCCTCTACCTAGTCTGGCGGAGGGGAAGAATATTGCGGCGAAAAGCTTGTTTCATGGCGGTGAAGGCGGGATTTGGTTGCAAGATGTACGCAACCAAGTTTTATTTTTTGATGGTGAACATATCATGCCAAGGCTTGGTTCGGCGCTGGAGCATGACGCTGAGCAACTGGCATTTGTTGATAATGCGTTTTGGACCTATTTCCGCAACGAACTGTATCGTACGGTGCCGAATCAAGAAAAACAGCTCATGTTGAGCTTGACGCCTGGCACTGAAATCCAATCTATAGGCGCATCGCAGCGATTCATCTGGTTGTCAGATCAGGACTCCTTTTACACCTATCATATCGATACCCAGCAGCTTGAACGGTACTCACTCGCTGAACTTTACCAATACAATCAATCGCCAAATATCAGCATTACCGATGCAAAGTTTGTTTACTCGAAATGGGTGTTAGCGACAAGCTCCGGGGCCTTTTTATCCGACCAACAGACGTTTCAGCATGTGACGAGCTCAGGGAAAAACTACATTGAAACCCTGTATTTCTCTCCATCGCGCAATGAGCTGGTTATTGGTAGCCTAAGCGGCGCGTTTGTGGTTGATATTTATCAGCCCAATCAGCCTGTTATAAAGATCTCCAACAGTCATGTGCTCAGTGTCGCTGAGACTGAGCAAGCTTATTGGATTGGCACCGAATTAGGGCTATACGTGTATACTTTTTCGAGCGGGAAAACCAGCCGGTTTGATCAAGGTATATGGGCGGGAGATGCGCTCGGCGGTGAAAAGATCTATGCACTGCTGAACGATCAGCAGGGTGGGATGTGGATCGCAACCGACCGCGGAGTGCGCTATTTTTCTACTTTTTCACGCCACTTTGTTCGTCATGACAACCTATTTGCTGGGCCTGGGAGAAATAGCGAGGTCGCGATAAAGATAGAGCCAAACTTAACCCAAGATGGCTATTGGATGCTGACCAACCGCCGACTCTATCGCTTGGGTGCTAACGCTTTAGATCGTCGCGAGCTTGTTTATTGGGGAGAGGTGAACGATTTTGAGCAAGGCGATGGCGTGCTATGGCTAGCGACTAAGCAGGGCATAGTCTGTATCGATGAGGTGACGGGAGAAGTCATTCAAGATGACTTGCCAAACGCCTTGAAGCAAACAAATGTGCGGTTTATCGAATTGGATCAGCAAGGGTTGCTGTGGGGAGCGGGCGATAGCCAGTTGTGGAGTTATCATCTTGGCAGCCGAAGTTACACCTCGTTGGGCTCTGATTGGATGATAGACCAATACTTGCCAGCAAAACTTACCGATCTTTCACTCATTTCTCACGGTTCTTTAGCACTGGGCACTGACCATGGCATCTATTTGCTCCAAGATGGTGAGGTCCGTTTTGTTGGTGAAAGCACTCGTTACGGTGAGGTGGTGGATATCGAGCCTGTGTCATCGAAACAGCTCTGGATTGCAGGTCGCTATGGTGCTTATCAGCTCAACATATCCCAGCTGCAAACCCAGCCGTTAACTATGATGGATGGCCATGTTACCCCGCAATGTATTTTGAACAATGACAATGGTATCTGGCTAACGTCCTCCAGTGGTTTGTCTCGATACGCCAGCTCCGGTGAGCTTTTAGCCCACTATGGCGAACCGTTGGGACTGATAAACAATGAGTTTATTGCAGGACTTTGCAGTTTTAGCAGTGGAAATTTATCCCGGTTAGTTCTTGGGGCACGTCAGAGTTTTATCGAGGTGGATACCGAGCAACTGATCGACTCGGCAATGCCGCAAGTTGAAGTGATCTTCAGTCAAATACAGCGTAACCAACAACTGTTTTCATTAGGCAACACGGTGCGGCAGCGTTTACGTGCTAACTATGGGGATTCACTGTTTTTCCAGTTTGGCACTATTCCCAGCTCCAGCAATCTCAACCTTGAGTTTCGTTTAAATCATGATGATAAGTGGCAGCTGCTTGACGGAGCGACGCTATCGATCGAACACCTCAAGGCTGGCGACTATACACTGGAAGTACGCGCAGTACGCAATGGGATGGAGCGCAGCGCGATCAAGCGCTTTGACTTTGCTGTCAGTGAACCTTGGTATCTCACCTCTTATGCTTTAGTTATTTATGTGTTGATAGTGACGCTTGCCTTAGCATTGGTTGTTTATTGGCGCTCGCGAATCATGGCCAATTCAAACCGAGAGCTGCGCGCTCAAGTCGCTCTCAAAACCAATCAACTTAGGCACCAAAGTCGGATCTTAGTCAGCAACAATCAGCAATTGCGTAAACAGTTGCAAGTTAGGCGACTCATTTTCATTGAGTCAGTTCATGCATTACGAAATAAACTTCTCAACCAAACCGAACAGCTACAAAGCGGGCGTTCGGCGGTGGAATATTTGGTCAACGAGCTCGAACTGTTGCTTAACACGCGCTCAACCAATGGCCAAGCCCGTCCGGTTTATAATTTAAGTTTGATTCTTCAGTCTGTCACACGTGGCTGGCAAGAGGATCTCGATAAAGCGGCGATCCACATTGAGATTGAAACTCCACAGGATTTTTATGTCAGTCTGGAGCGTTTCAACCTTGATGAAGTATTCAACCTGATATTCGCCAGTATCGTAAAGCGCTGCTATCGCAATCAAACCGTGATGATCCAGTTGCAGCAGCGTGACGACTGGGTGACGGTTGCGATACTCGACCAAGGCAATCCAGTGATGGATGGCGAAGGGGACAACAGCGACGAGTTTGCCCAGTTGGTCGAACAGAGTGGCGGTAGGGTGTATCGTCATGCATCGAATGAACGTAATCTGATTGAGCTGTCATGGCCCAATAGCGAGGCGTTTGAAGAGCAAACCACCGCCACCACGCCGAGTGATGATGTCTCTCTTCAGAAACATGAGCATGACCCGTGGCTCGAAAAACTGACTTATTTGGTTGAGAAGCACTACAGTGACCCGGAATTTAGTACTTCAGCGGCCGCTAAACACTTGTTTGTGTCAGAACGCAGCCTTCAGCGCCGAGTGAAGTCCGCTTTCGATAAAACGTTTACTGAATATTTGACTGACGTTCGTTTGGACAATGCTTGTCGACGGCTACTAGCGGGTGGCAAGGTGTCTGACGTCGCCTTTGAGTGCGGTTTCAATGACCCTTCCTACTTCAGCCAGCGATTCAAACATCGTTTCGGCTTGTCCCCCACCCAGTTCGTAGAACAGCAAGAAGCGCTGTAG
- the znuA gene encoding zinc ABC transporter substrate-binding protein ZnuA, translated as MKRFITLLMLLVASIGAAHATNILTSIKPIQLISLEIAHGVTTPDVLLASNASPHDYALRPSDVKRIRRADLVIWYGHDLEPFLGKILEAQNKVLTLSDIPNLSLREFESDHHDHDGHDHGSYDPHFWLGYQPTLQVAEAIANKLSEIDPQNAAQYQANYASFKQQLAAQQQSIKQQLEPVKQRGYYVFHDAYGYFEQDFALNHIGAFTINPDRKPGAKTLISIRQALSSDEVYCLFTEPQFTPAVVQSVTRGSDVAMGELDPIGSDIEAKQGGYFTFKQTMADNFAQCLSAK; from the coding sequence ATGAAACGTTTTATCACTTTGCTGATGTTGCTTGTCGCGTCCATCGGCGCAGCTCATGCGACCAATATCCTCACTAGCATTAAACCTATTCAATTGATCAGTTTAGAAATTGCTCATGGTGTCACTACACCAGATGTGCTGCTAGCATCCAACGCATCACCGCACGATTATGCGCTGCGACCGTCAGACGTCAAGCGTATCCGACGTGCTGATCTTGTTATCTGGTATGGACATGACTTGGAACCTTTTTTAGGCAAGATATTGGAAGCACAAAACAAGGTACTGACTTTAAGTGACATTCCAAATTTGTCATTACGAGAGTTTGAAAGCGATCATCACGATCATGATGGCCACGACCACGGTAGTTACGACCCTCATTTCTGGCTCGGCTATCAACCGACACTGCAAGTGGCAGAAGCGATTGCCAACAAACTGAGCGAGATTGACCCACAAAATGCGGCTCAGTACCAAGCAAACTATGCGTCATTTAAGCAACAGTTAGCCGCGCAACAACAATCGATAAAGCAACAACTTGAGCCTGTTAAGCAACGTGGTTACTACGTGTTTCATGATGCCTACGGCTATTTTGAGCAGGATTTCGCTTTGAATCATATAGGCGCGTTTACGATTAACCCGGATAGAAAACCAGGGGCCAAGACACTGATCTCAATCCGTCAAGCATTGTCCAGTGATGAGGTCTACTGTTTGTTCACTGAGCCTCAGTTTACGCCTGCCGTGGTTCAATCGGTGACCCGAGGCAGTGACGTTGCTATGGGTGAACTGGACCCGATCGGCAGTGATATTGAAGCAAAACAGGGCGGTTACTTTACTTTTAAACAAACGATGGCTGATAACTTTGCTCAATGTCTATCGGCTAAATAA
- the znuC gene encoding zinc ABC transporter ATP-binding protein ZnuC, with product MSTLVELIDISVAFDQRKVLDKVSLRLNRGEITTLIGPNGAGKSTLVKVLLGLQRQFSGTVHRAKGLKVGYVPQKLKLNDTLPLNVERFLRLAGRYSRQEINDALKLVGAEHLIASNMHSLSGGENQRVLLARALLQRPDLLVLDEPAQGVDVQGQIDLYDLIDTIRHRFNCAVFMVSHDLHLVMAKTSNVICLQHHICCSGAPADIAQHPSYIALFGQNHQQSLAFYHHQHQHHHHDLAGEPVKGEALSCSHHSHGHHHD from the coding sequence ATGTCGACTCTCGTCGAACTAATTGATATCAGTGTGGCCTTCGATCAGCGAAAAGTACTCGATAAGGTCAGTCTGCGCCTTAACCGAGGTGAGATAACCACACTGATTGGCCCAAACGGTGCAGGAAAATCAACGCTGGTAAAAGTACTGCTCGGCCTGCAACGCCAGTTCAGTGGCACTGTTCATCGAGCCAAAGGACTAAAAGTTGGCTACGTGCCGCAAAAACTCAAGCTCAACGATACTCTCCCACTCAATGTTGAGCGTTTTTTACGTTTGGCTGGCCGCTACAGCCGACAAGAAATCAATGATGCGCTCAAACTGGTTGGTGCCGAACACCTCATCGCGAGTAATATGCACTCCCTCTCCGGAGGAGAAAATCAGCGTGTGCTGCTAGCTCGAGCTTTGCTGCAACGCCCAGACTTACTCGTGTTAGACGAGCCGGCACAAGGCGTTGACGTGCAAGGTCAGATTGACTTATATGATCTGATTGACACGATTCGCCACCGTTTTAACTGCGCCGTATTTATGGTTTCACACGATCTGCACTTAGTGATGGCCAAAACCAGCAATGTCATCTGCCTGCAGCATCATATTTGCTGCTCTGGTGCGCCCGCAGATATCGCCCAGCACCCAAGCTACATTGCGCTGTTTGGTCAAAACCACCAGCAGTCACTAGCGTTTTATCATCACCAACACCAGCATCACCATCATGATTTGGCCGGTGAACCTGTTAAAGGAGAGGCTCTGAGTTGCTCCCATCATTCACACGGACACCATCATGATTGA
- the znuB gene encoding zinc ABC transporter permease subunit ZnuB → MIEFLIPSIFAGLGIAAIAGPLGSFVVWRRMAYFGDTLAHASLMGLALGFLLEINLYLALTVCCLALAVLLVTLQKQQLVATDTLLGILAHSSLSLGLVAVSFLDNVRIDLMSYLFGDLLAVSPTDLMYIYSGVVLVGAVLMIFWRPLLATTVNEELAAVEGYNVDLMRLILMLLVGLVIAIGMKFVGALIMTSLLIIPAATARRFAKAPEQMALFAALIGAIAVLLGLALSWHYDTPAGPSVVISATMMFMLSQFYRVRS, encoded by the coding sequence ATGATTGAGTTTTTAATCCCTTCCATTTTTGCGGGGCTAGGTATCGCTGCGATTGCCGGACCTTTGGGATCTTTTGTCGTGTGGCGCCGTATGGCCTATTTTGGTGATACTTTAGCCCACGCTTCTCTAATGGGGCTAGCCTTGGGCTTTTTGCTGGAGATTAATCTCTATCTCGCGCTGACGGTTTGTTGTCTAGCGCTGGCGGTGCTACTGGTCACGTTACAAAAGCAGCAATTGGTGGCGACCGATACCCTACTTGGGATCCTCGCCCACAGTTCACTGTCACTCGGCCTTGTTGCGGTGAGCTTTCTGGATAATGTACGTATAGATTTAATGAGCTATCTGTTTGGCGATCTGCTAGCGGTGTCACCGACTGACTTAATGTACATCTACTCAGGCGTTGTGCTCGTGGGTGCGGTACTGATGATATTTTGGCGTCCGCTCCTCGCAACCACAGTCAATGAAGAACTGGCTGCGGTGGAAGGTTACAACGTTGACTTGATGCGGTTAATTTTGATGCTATTGGTAGGGCTAGTCATTGCAATCGGTATGAAGTTTGTTGGGGCGCTGATCATGACCTCGCTATTGATCATTCCCGCTGCAACGGCGCGTCGATTTGCCAAAGCTCCCGAGCAAATGGCTCTGTTTGCTGCACTTATCGGCGCTATCGCGGTATTGCTTGGCCTGGCACTCTCTTGGCATTACGACACCCCAGCAGGCCCTTCTGTCGTGATCAGTGCGACCATGATGTTTATGCTGAGTCAATTCTATCGAGTTCGCAGCTAG
- the purF gene encoding amidophosphoribosyltransferase gives MCGIVGIVGTSPVNQSIYDALTVLQHRGQDAAGICTIESNRFRLRKANGLVKDVFEAKHMQRLQGNVGIGHVRYPTAGSSSASEAQPFYVNSPFGITLAHNGNLTNAAEVRDKLFEKDRRHINTTSDSEVLLNVLAHEIDSVKGNVTTDDVFRAVTNVHRTIRGAYAVTAMIIGHGMVAFRDPHGIRPLCLGKREVNGVTEYMVASESVALDAVGFDFIRDVAPGEAIYATFDGQLHTKQCADNPTLNPCIFEFVYFARPDSFIDKISVYSARVEMGKKLGERIRDEYSHLDIDVVIPIPETSCDIALQIAQAIDKPYRQGFVKNRYVGRTFIMPGQQQRKKSVRRKLNAIRSEFKDKNVLLVDDSIVRGTTSEQIIEMARDSGAKKVFMVSAAPEIRFPNVYGIDMPSASELIAHGRDTDSICKQIGADELIFQTLQDLVEAVGLGNTDIAKFETSVFNGEYVTGDIDQSYLDFLESLRSDDAKVQREIQQDLANLELHNEGA, from the coding sequence ATGTGTGGTATTGTTGGAATCGTGGGCACTTCGCCTGTAAACCAGTCTATCTATGATGCATTGACGGTATTGCAGCACCGTGGCCAAGATGCCGCGGGTATTTGTACCATAGAAAGCAATCGTTTTCGTCTGCGTAAGGCGAATGGTTTAGTCAAGGATGTATTCGAAGCAAAGCACATGCAGCGCCTGCAGGGTAACGTAGGTATCGGTCATGTTCGCTATCCGACAGCAGGCAGCTCAAGTGCCTCAGAAGCGCAACCCTTCTATGTTAACTCTCCGTTTGGTATCACGCTTGCACACAATGGTAATCTGACCAACGCAGCAGAAGTGCGTGATAAGTTGTTTGAGAAAGACCGTCGTCATATCAACACGACATCGGACTCTGAAGTGTTGCTCAACGTGTTGGCTCACGAAATTGATTCGGTAAAAGGCAATGTGACTACGGACGACGTGTTTCGCGCCGTGACCAATGTTCACCGCACCATTCGTGGAGCGTACGCCGTCACAGCGATGATTATCGGTCATGGCATGGTGGCGTTCCGTGACCCGCATGGTATTCGTCCTCTGTGCTTGGGTAAGCGCGAAGTGAATGGCGTCACAGAGTATATGGTGGCATCTGAGTCGGTAGCCCTTGATGCGGTCGGTTTCGACTTTATCCGTGATGTTGCCCCTGGAGAAGCGATCTACGCGACTTTTGACGGCCAACTACATACTAAACAGTGCGCTGATAACCCAACACTTAACCCATGTATTTTTGAGTTTGTTTACTTCGCTCGTCCTGACTCGTTTATCGACAAAATCTCGGTTTACAGTGCACGTGTGGAGATGGGTAAAAAACTGGGTGAGCGTATTCGTGACGAATACAGTCACTTGGATATCGACGTGGTGATTCCTATTCCCGAAACATCGTGTGATATTGCTTTGCAGATTGCTCAAGCGATTGATAAACCTTATCGCCAAGGTTTTGTGAAAAACCGCTACGTAGGTCGTACCTTTATCATGCCAGGCCAACAGCAGCGCAAGAAATCTGTGCGCCGCAAGCTGAACGCCATTCGCTCTGAGTTCAAGGACAAAAATGTCTTGCTTGTCGACGACTCAATTGTGCGCGGTACTACATCTGAGCAGATTATTGAGATGGCACGCGACTCAGGCGCTAAAAAGGTGTTTATGGTCTCTGCTGCGCCTGAAATTCGCTTCCCAAATGTGTATGGTATCGATATGCCAAGCGCGAGCGAATTGATTGCTCATGGTCGTGATACTGACTCTATCTGTAAGCAAATTGGCGCAGATGAATTGATTTTCCAAACACTGCAAGATTTGGTTGAAGCCGTCGGTTTAGGCAATACAGACATTGCCAAGTTTGAAACCTCGGTTTTCAATGGCGAGTATGTGACCGGTGATATCGATCAGAGCTATCTGGATTTTCTTGAGTCACTGCGTAGTGACGATGCCAAAGTGCAGCGCGAAATTCAACAAGACCTAGCGAACCTTGAACTGCACAACGAGGGTGCGTAG
- a CDS encoding CvpA family protein translates to MNALDIVILGVIGLSALISLVRGFAKEALSLVIWFGAFFIASQYYAKLAVYFTRLEDDMIRNGAAIAALFIATLIVGALVNYVIAQLVQKTGLSGTDRVLGIVFGGLRGVLIVSAALFFMDAFTTFPDSQWWKGSQLVPEFSRVIAPFFEHLQATSSFLSGAI, encoded by the coding sequence ATGAATGCATTAGATATTGTCATTTTGGGTGTGATCGGCTTGTCAGCGTTGATCAGTTTAGTTCGTGGCTTCGCCAAAGAAGCATTGTCACTGGTGATTTGGTTTGGGGCGTTTTTTATCGCCAGCCAGTATTACGCAAAACTCGCGGTGTATTTTACGCGACTTGAAGATGACATGATTCGTAACGGAGCCGCGATTGCAGCTTTGTTTATTGCCACCTTAATTGTCGGCGCGTTGGTTAATTACGTGATCGCTCAATTGGTGCAGAAAACAGGGTTATCGGGAACAGACAGAGTACTGGGTATCGTATTTGGCGGTTTACGCGGTGTTTTGATTGTCTCAGCTGCACTTTTTTTTATGGACGCGTTTACTACGTTTCCAGACTCGCAGTGGTGGAAAGGGTCGCAATTGGTACCGGAGTTTAGCCGAGTGATTGCCCCTTTCTTTGAACACTTGCAAGCAACATCAAGTTTCTTATCTGGCGCGATTTAG
- a CDS encoding SPOR domain-containing protein has translation MASKFQNRLVGTVILVAIGVIVLPDVLDGKKTHYQEEIASIPLKPELDSDLESFEVLDPIDDSHSLPDSPVDLAEPIETADDQPLEVVVKQVPERNEYQESGWIIQLMALKNAENANNLVNDLQKRGYQAHTKPENGFTRVIIGPDVSKSKLERQIIELEKITGSKGQLLKFKPLNP, from the coding sequence ATGGCAAGCAAGTTTCAAAACCGTTTAGTAGGTACGGTTATTTTGGTCGCAATTGGAGTGATTGTGTTACCCGATGTACTGGACGGCAAAAAGACCCACTATCAAGAAGAGATAGCGAGTATCCCATTAAAGCCGGAACTTGATAGCGACTTAGAAAGCTTCGAGGTTCTTGACCCTATCGATGACTCGCACAGCTTACCGGACTCGCCAGTCGACTTAGCCGAGCCGATAGAAACTGCTGATGACCAACCTTTGGAGGTGGTTGTTAAGCAGGTGCCTGAGCGCAACGAGTATCAAGAGAGCGGCTGGATTATTCAGCTTATGGCGCTAAAAAATGCAGAGAATGCCAACAACCTGGTTAATGATCTGCAGAAGCGCGGTTATCAGGCTCATACCAAACCAGAAAATGGTTTTACCCGGGTGATTATCGGCCCAGATGTTTCAAAGAGTAAACTTGAGCGCCAAATCATTGAACTGGAAAAAATCACTGGCTCGAAAGGTCAGTTGCTCAAATTTAAACCACTAAATCCATAA
- the folC gene encoding bifunctional tetrahydrofolate synthase/dihydrofolate synthase — protein MSHNQIPQATSSLSMWLDYLANIHTSAIDLGLERVQAVAQTAKLTKPASTVITVAGTNGKGSTCALMEAILLDAGYSVGVYSSPHLIRYNERVRINGQDASDEKIVQSFAFIEQQRGDISLSFFEYGTLAALRLFQTEQVDIVLLEVGLGGRLDATNVVDHDVSVITSLALDHVDWLGDDINVIGFEKAGIYRSGKPAICGQPKAPSTVAAHADDIGAELYQVGIQYQYQQISEHEWQWSHGGYTLDNLPVPGLPLPNAATALMALATAHLDLSDVNIVNGLKQATLPGRMQHLSSEPTVLLDVAHNPHSAQYLVERVQQSYPNRVVRTVVAMLHDKDIAATLSALAPISQYWYPASLTGPRAAQASELAKHIPLDTEQYNDPVSAFKAAMTQAEPQDVILVVGSFHTVGEVLEYWQSKGE, from the coding sequence ATGAGTCACAACCAAATTCCACAAGCCACATCGTCTCTGTCGATGTGGCTTGATTATTTAGCTAACATCCACACCTCTGCAATTGACCTCGGCCTTGAGCGAGTACAAGCCGTTGCTCAAACCGCCAAACTGACCAAACCCGCCTCGACAGTCATTACCGTTGCTGGCACAAACGGCAAAGGCTCAACCTGTGCTTTGATGGAAGCCATCTTGTTGGACGCTGGATATTCAGTCGGTGTTTACAGTTCCCCACACCTAATTCGTTACAATGAACGTGTCCGAATCAATGGACAAGATGCGTCCGATGAGAAAATCGTTCAATCATTCGCCTTTATTGAGCAACAGCGTGGCGACATCAGCTTAAGTTTCTTTGAATACGGCACGCTAGCAGCGTTGAGACTGTTTCAAACTGAACAGGTTGATATTGTGCTGCTAGAAGTGGGTTTAGGCGGGCGCTTAGATGCGACCAATGTGGTTGACCATGATGTCTCTGTGATTACCAGTTTGGCCCTAGATCATGTCGATTGGCTGGGTGACGACATCAATGTCATCGGTTTTGAAAAGGCGGGCATCTATCGCAGTGGCAAGCCTGCGATTTGTGGTCAACCCAAAGCGCCTTCAACCGTGGCTGCCCATGCCGATGATATCGGTGCTGAGCTATATCAGGTTGGGATTCAATACCAATATCAGCAAATCAGTGAACATGAGTGGCAATGGAGCCACGGTGGTTACACCTTAGATAATTTGCCTGTTCCGGGTCTGCCTTTACCCAATGCGGCGACAGCATTGATGGCGTTAGCGACTGCGCATCTTGATTTGTCCGATGTCAACATCGTCAACGGCCTAAAGCAAGCTACGCTACCAGGGCGCATGCAACACCTAAGCAGCGAGCCGACGGTGTTGTTAGACGTCGCGCACAATCCGCACTCTGCGCAATATCTAGTGGAGCGAGTTCAGCAAAGCTATCCGAATCGTGTGGTTCGCACTGTGGTTGCGATGCTGCATGACAAAGACATTGCTGCGACCTTGTCGGCATTGGCTCCCATTTCACAATATTGGTATCCGGCTTCCTTAACTGGGCCTCGCGCTGCACAAGCGAGTGAGTTAGCAAAGCATATCCCGTTGGATACTGAGCAGTACAATGACCCAGTGAGTGCTTTTAAAGCTGCGATGACACAAGCTGAGCCACAAGACGTCATTCTAGTTGTAGGTTCGTTCCACACTGTGGGTGAAGTGCTCGAATACTGGCAGAGCAAAGGAGAATAA
- the accD gene encoding acetyl-CoA carboxylase, carboxyltransferase subunit beta has protein sequence MSWLEKILEKSNIVSSRKASIPEGVWTKCTSCEQVLYHAELERNLEVCPKCDHHMRMKARRRLETFLDEDNRVEIADELEPQDKLKFRDSKKYKDRLSAAQKSSGEKDALIVMKGELLGQPIVACAFEFSFMGGSMGSVVGARFVRAVEAAIENECGLVCFSASGGARMQEALMSLMQMAKTSAALERLSAKGLPFISVMTDPTMGGVSASLAMLGDINIGEPKALIGFAGRRVIEQTVREDLPEGFQRSEFLLEHGAIDMIVDRREMRQRIGSLMAKMNNKPSPLVVSVNDSPNEAAYSVPEADEKG, from the coding sequence ATGAGTTGGCTTGAAAAGATTTTAGAAAAAAGCAACATAGTTAGTTCTCGTAAAGCGTCTATCCCAGAAGGGGTTTGGACTAAATGTACGTCTTGTGAGCAGGTTCTTTACCACGCTGAGTTAGAGCGTAACCTAGAAGTGTGTCCTAAGTGTGACCACCACATGCGTATGAAGGCTCGTCGTCGCCTCGAGACGTTTTTAGATGAAGACAACCGTGTCGAAATTGCTGATGAGCTTGAGCCGCAAGACAAACTTAAGTTCCGAGATTCAAAGAAATACAAAGATCGACTGTCTGCTGCGCAAAAGAGCAGTGGAGAAAAAGACGCTCTGATCGTAATGAAGGGCGAACTGCTAGGCCAACCTATTGTTGCTTGTGCGTTTGAGTTTTCATTTATGGGCGGCTCAATGGGTTCTGTGGTTGGTGCTCGATTCGTGCGTGCGGTTGAAGCGGCAATCGAAAATGAGTGTGGCCTTGTGTGTTTCTCTGCCAGTGGCGGTGCACGTATGCAAGAAGCACTGATGTCACTTATGCAAATGGCAAAAACCAGTGCAGCTCTTGAGCGTCTTTCAGCGAAAGGCCTGCCATTTATCTCGGTGATGACCGATCCAACGATGGGCGGTGTGTCAGCGAGTTTAGCGATGTTGGGCGACATCAACATCGGTGAGCCTAAAGCTCTGATCGGCTTTGCGGGTCGTCGTGTTATCGAGCAAACCGTGCGTGAAGACTTACCAGAAGGTTTCCAACGCAGTGAGTTCCTGCTTGAACATGGCGCGATTGACATGATTGTCGATCGCCGCGAAATGCGTCAGCGCATCGGTAGCTTAATGGCGAAGATGAACAATAAACCATCACCATTAGTGGTTTCTGTTAACGATTCGCCAAATGAAGCCGCTTATTCTGTACCAGAAGCGGACGAAAAAGGGTAA